The DNA region CCTCCCCGAAAGCAAATGGGGTGCCGGGCTGACGAACCTGGAGTACGCCCCGCTTTGCGAAATCATGGGGCGAGTCCTCTGGTCGGCGGAGGTCTTCAATTGCTCCGCGCCCGATACGGGCAACATGGAGGTCCTCGCCCGCTACGGCACGTCGGAGCAACAAGAGCGCTGGCTCAAGCCGCTGCTGGGGGGCGAAATCCGCTCGTGCTTCGCGATGACGGAACCGGACGTGGCCTCGTCGGACGCCACGAATATTCGCGCGCGAATCGAGCGGCAAGGCGACGACTACATCCTGAAC from Planctomycetia bacterium includes:
- a CDS encoding acyl-CoA dehydrogenase family protein, with amino-acid sequence MESAQELFALSPRAEDLRGRLLQFFEQHIYPHEATYRAQGVSAERWQPRPIIEELKALARQAGLWNLFLPESKWGAGLTNLEYAPLCEIMGRVLWSAEVFNCSAPDTGNMEVLARYGTSEQQERWLKPLLGGEIRSCFAMTEPDVASSDATNIRARIERQGDDYILN